CATCATCCTTTTTTACCGATACCCAGCATCTATCTCTTTCGACTTCAAATTTAACGTTTATTATATCGGCTTCCACAGTGTAGACAATCTTCCTGCCATCGTCTTCGACCAAGTGTATAACGCTGGTATTCTCTTTATTTTCTTCAGGAGGAGCCTGAACCGGTTCGGATTCGGTTTCTACTGCCGGATTGCTATTTACAGGTGGGGGCGTTTCAGGTTCAATAGGCACTCGAGTCGAGGTTTTTATAAACGCCGACACAACTACTATAGAGATTGCCAGGATTAAAGCTGCAGTTAAAAAGAATTTATAATGTTTTCGTAGAGGACTAAAAATAAACTCCGGCTTTTTCTCTTCATCTAAATGTTGTTGAGGTATTTCTTCTTTTATGATTTGTTCCTGTAATTCGTCTTCGATAGCAGGAGGAGCCGCTATTTCTTTGTACCGCTCAAGAATTGCTTTTGAATCCAAACCCACTGCTTCCGCATAATTTTTCAGAAAACCCTTTATGTAAACTTCTCCTCCCGGAATTAATTCGAAATTACCGTCTTCTATTGCAGATAAGTACTTAATCCGAATCTTTGTGTCTTTCTGAACCTGTTCCAGTGATATATTCTTTGAAAGACGGGTTCGTTTTAAATACTCACCGAGTTCTCTTAAATTGTTTACATCCTTAGGTTCCAACGTTTTCCCTCCCTATAGTAGGATTATTATTTCCCAGGTAACAGCAATATTCCCATTTTTAGTTATTTTTTCGACTAATAACTTACTATGATTCGCCAAAAAACTTCTCGAATTGTTCTTTTGTTATTAAGATCTGTCGAGGTTTCGTACCTTCATATCCTCCTATAAACCCTTTTTCTTCCATCTGATCTATCAGCCGGGCTGCCCGCGCATAGCCGATTCGTAGCTTCCTTTGGAGCAAAGATACGGAAGCCTGGCCCGTTTCTATAACAACCGAGACTGCCTCTTTGAATAGTTCGTCAACGTTATCATCGCTTTTGGCTGACTGGGGCTCTTTAAAATCCGATAGATTTTTTTCGTAACAGGGTTTCATCTGTTTTTTAATAAATTCTACCACATATTCCACTTCTTTTTCGCTCAAAAATGCCCCCTGTATTCGTATAGGCTTGGCCGCGCCCACGGGGAAAAACAGCATATCCCCTTTTCCCAGCAATTTTTCTGCTCCGGCCATGTCGAGTATAGTCCTTGAATCCACCTGTGACGATACCGCAAAAGAAATTCTGGATGGTATATTCGCCTTTATTAAACCCGTTATTACGTCTACCGACGGCCTCTGAGTAGCCACAACCAGATGAATCCCTGCAGCGCGGGCCATTTGTGCCAGCCGGCATATGCTATCTTCCACGTCTCTAGGTGAAACCATCATGAGGTCTGCGAGCTCATCGATTATTACGACAATTTTGGGAAGTTTATTTTCTTGGCTGATCTCGTTATACCTGTTTATTTCTCTTACACCGGCCTGAGCAAAAAGCTGATATCGCCTCTCCATCTCCGATACCATCCAGTTAAGAGCTGCAGCAGCTTTTTTGGGGTCTGTTAAAACGGGGGTCAACAAGTGAGGTATGCCGTTATAGGTTGTAAGTTCGACTACTTTAGGGTCGATCATCATAAATTTTACCTCATGGGGAGAAGCTTTGTATAAAATACTGGTTATAATGGTGTTTATGCATACGCTTTTACCGGACCCCGTAGCCCCGGCTATTAAGAGGTGGGGCATATCAGCAAGATCAGCAACTATGGATTTCCCGGCTATATCTTTTCCTAAAGCTATGGTCAGCTTTGAAGCAGAGTTTTTAAATTCCGGGGATTCGATTACATCTCTGAAATAAACTTTTGAGATTTCTCTGTTAGGTACTTCTATTCCGATGGCAGCTTTCCCTGGTATGGGGGCCTCGATGCGGACGTCAGGTACCGCAAGGCTCAACGCAATGTCATCGGACAGACTTACTATCCTGCTCACCTTTACGCCGGGTGATGGCTGTACTTCAAATCTTGTAATAGCAGGTCCGCAGCTTACCTGAACCACCCTCGCTTGTATACCGAAACTTTCAAGAGTTTTTTCAAGGATCTGCGCATTATTTAGTAGTTCTTTTTCACTAAAGCTACCCTGTTTTGATGAGCTTTTTTGGAGCAAACTAACCGGGGGTAAGCTGTATTCGGAATCATTAAACTGCTTGTCAGCACAAATGGTAAGGTCGCTCGTTTCTGCTGTCTTTGCCGTTTTGGATTTCTCGTCCGCTTCTGAGCTATCGGGGGCAGTTAAAATTAAAGTTTTCTCCATATCAAGTTCCTTTTCATCTTCTTTATTATTTGCCTTTTCTACCACTGCTGCAGCGGCATTATTGACGATTTGAGGCCTTTTCACCGCGGATTTTTCTCTTTTTGCTTCAACTAAACTCTTTATTATTCCAGAAATGGAGACACCCGTGGCAAGAATTATGCCTATGCACAGGAGTGCGCCTATCACCACATAGGTTCCAATGGGTCCGAATAAACCGTAAAGTATCGATGTGCCCAGTTCTCCAAGTAAACCGCCCCCCATTCCTTTTTCTCCCATATCTGCGCTTTTTCTTATTCTGTCAAGAATGCTGAGATTTAATAATTGAACGTGGAGGCTTATATGTAGAACTACCAGCGTTATAGCCATTATCATTAATAATCCGTAGATTCTAGGTGTAAAATCGGGGCTCTTTTTACGCAATATGCAGTATAACCCCCATACAATTACGACGGAGGGTATAATGGGCGCCCCTGCGCCGGCCATTCCTCTAAGGTTTTTTTTCAATAAAAGACCAAAGGTGCCCACTGTGTCAGTATAAATTGACGATATTCCCAGTATACCTGCGCAAATTATCAAAATACCGTAAATTTCCCAGCGAATATCATTATGTAAGCTGCGTACATTTTTTCGGGGATTTTTCACATTAGAACACCTCTATGATTTTTATATTCTCCACTTTTTTTAAAACTCCTTTAAAATAAAAAAAGGCTTTTTAGCCTTTTAATTTAACGGGGAAAAAACTTTATTATGTTTCCCGGGTAAAACTTTGGATTAAGGTATACTAAAGGGTCGGTGCTAAATACACTTATTATTCTTCCCTTGTCTATATCCAGCGGTTCCACCAGGAGTTTAACGTTGTCAATTTCTATTTCTTTAAATTCGTATTTTCTGTCCATTCCTTCGAGAACCAGTTCCAGCGGAATTGCTGTATAAAGTATCATTGTTTAATACCACCTGTCTACTGGGCATTTTTCTTTTTTTCGCTGATAAGTTCCTCGAGTTTCTTTACCGCAGCCCCCAGACCACCAACTTCGTTAATTAGACCGTATCTGACCGCATCAGCTCCGACAAGCACGGTACCTATATCTCTGGCCAGCTGTCCGGTATTAAACATAAGCCTCCTGAGGGTCTCTTCTTCAATTTTCGAGTGCTCCACGACGAACTTTATAACCCTGTCCTGCATTTTATCGAGGTATTCGAAGGTTTGAGGAACGCCGATTACTAAGCCCGTAAGGCGAATTGGATGGATCGTCATAGTTGCTGTTTCTGCAATAAAAGAATAATCGCTAGCCACTGCTATCGGAACCCCTATGGAATGCCCGCCACCTAATACTAATGAAACAGTTGGTTTTGTCATGCTGGCTATGATTTCAGCAAGGGCAAGTCCGGCTTCAACATCCCCGCCTATGGTATTGAGTATTACCAAAAGACCTTCAATTTTAGGATTCTGCTCTATAGCCACAAGCTGCGGGATTATGTGTTCGTACTTGGTGGTTTTATTCTGGGGAGGCAAAATCAGGTGACCTTCAATTTGTCCGACGATAGTTATACAGTGAATGTTGCTCTCGGGTTTGGGTAATTCCAGCTGGCCCAATTGTTGAAGCGTTCCTATTGGCGGGACCGGTACATTTTTATCGATTGGCTGTTCGGACATATTCGAAAAAATCATTATTAAGTCTCATCCTTTCGGGGTATAATTGGTTGTTCAGTAATAATAATTGGATATTTTCATTTAAAATATACAAATAAGATATGACCAAAATTTGGCCTTATCCGTTAATACTTTTACAATCGCATTAGACCATAATAATCAAGTTATCGTGGCAATATTTAGCTATCAAAAACATAATATACTTGCTTTGACCATTAGTCTTTTTCATCAGTTTTATATTCTAGAACTGGGCCTGATCCAACTTTAAATTGACCAATGACTGTTCTACCGTCTTTATCATAAAGGGGTATAAGTCTTGCGCCAAGTTTATTTTGAGCTACGGCTTCCTCCGGGGTGCGCGGATCAGGAGTCTTCAGGTCCGAAGACCTTACATAACCGAATGTTCCATCTATACCTATGGCTGCAATTAAATCCGGCTCCTCCCCTAAAAACTCAGCATAAATTGCTGGACCATAGGTTTCGCCATATTCATTTACTTGATATTGATAATTCGAAATTTCTTTTGGTTTTGGCAAGGCAGATTCACTGCTGCTTTTACTTTCGAGGGCCAACGTCTCCACTGCACCTACCGAAATAGCGCCCAATAATACGATTGCCAGTGTCATTGCGATTGCAACCATGCGTACCCATTTGTTGCTCTTTGGGCCTTCATCTTTCAGTATCATATCAACCCTTCTTTCCAGTTGTTTCCGCCTGCCGCTGAATGCGGAAAATAATTTGGCTTTTTGGTCCGCAACGTTCCAGAGCACACTCAGCATTAACTCACAATACAGCCTCCTTTCCCGATTGCTCATTGATTTCACAACACTTTCGTCACAGGATAGTTCGCAGAAGCGGTCAATGTCGAACCTTGCCGCATAGGCTAGAGGGTTGAACCAATGTATCGCATTGATAAAAAACATCAAGAATTTCAACCAGCCATCACGGTGTTTCCAGTGGGTCAGTTCATGGAGAAAAACGCATTGCAATTCGTCCGCAGAAAGTTTAATATCCGGCAGGACGATGCGGGGCTTTATGATGCCGTAAAGAAGGTGTTGTTATGCACGGTGAGATGTATACTGGAATTTGTCTTGTTATGCCCATTTGCTGTTTACACTTGAAAAGTACCTCCAAAATCTGCATATCATCAGTCAAACGGCAGATCTTGAAAATACGGCGGTTGAGATTATAGCTCTGGACAAGAATTACAGCCGTGAATATCAGAGTTCCGGCCATCAATATATATGGCAGAATTTCAAAGTAAACGGAAGCTCCTGCATAGCCTTTTTGCTGTGATATACCGCCAGCAGCAAAGTTCAAAGCGGTGAGTGGGTTTAGTCCCGCGATAGAGGGCAGTTCGAAGCCTTTATCGCATAAAATACCATGTATTTTGTTATTATTATAACTCGTTTCTTTCTATTTGCAATTTTTCGGGAACAACAATAGCATTTTGGGGAGCGAAAATACAGGAGGTTCAATAGAAAAAGGTATGACCAAATTTTGGCCATACCTTTCACTAAAATTTATATTCCAGGGTTTTCCGCTTTAAGCGTCATCTGCTCATACTTCCATTATGATGGGCAGAATCATCGGCCTTCTGCGGGTCTGTTCGAAAAGGAATTTACCTAAGGTATCTCTGACCTGAGACTTTATTGTCGACCATTCGGTGATTTCTTCTTCCTGGCATTTTCTCAAGGCTTGCCTGACAATCTCTCTCGACTGTTCCATTAGTACCTCCGATTCCCTCACGTACACGAAACCTCTTGAGATTATATCCGGCCCGGCGACGACTTCCGTTGTTTCCTTGTCAATGGTCACTACCACTATCAAAATCCCATCCTGAGCAAGCTGTTTTCTGTCTCTCAGGACTATGTTGCCCACATCGCCGACCCCGAGGCCGTCGACCATGACCTTTCCAGCCGTAACTTTGCCCGCCAGTCGGGCCGAATCTTTTGTTAACTCTACTATCCTTCCATTCTCGGGTATAAAGATGTTTCCTTCTGGTATACCCACTTCTTTTGCCAGGTTGGCGTGGTGGATGAGATGCCTGTATTCACCGTGGACAGGAATAAAATACTTCGGCTTTACCAGGTTGAGCATCAGCTTCAGTTCTTCCTGACTGGCATGACCCGAGACGTGGACACCGGATATAGCTTCGTATATCACTTCGGCCCCTTGTTTAAACAGATGATCTATGGTCCTCGCAACGAATTTCTCGTTACCCGGTATCGGAGTCGCTGCTATCAGCACGGTATCTCCAGGAATTATCTCCACTTTTTTGTGTTCGCACATTGCCATTCGGGTCAGTGCGGACATGGGTTCACCTTGGCTGCCCGTTGTTATTATTACGACTTTTTCATTTGGAAGCTTCTGTATATCGTCCAGCTCCATTAGCAGATCTTTCGGTATGGAAAGGTATCCCAAATTCAGGGCAATGTTGACCACGTTGACCATGCTGCGCCCTACAACAGCCACCTTTCTACCGAATTTAAAGGCGGCATCAATTACTTGCTGTATCCTGTGAATGTTTGAGGCGAAGGTGGCGACTATTATTCTACCCTTTGCCCTGCCGAATATTTCCTCTATGGTACTTCCCACAACCCTTTCGGACATGGTGTACCCTTGACGTTCGGCATTGGTGCTGTCAGACAACAATGCGAGTACACCCTTTGTGCCGAGCTCGGCGAGTTTGTGTAAGTCTGCGATTTTACCGTCAACCGGAGTCTGATCGAATTTAAAATCTCCCGTATGGCAGACGGTACCTACCGGTGTATAGATGGCTACTCCTACAGAATCGGGTATGCTGTGGTTTACCCTGAAAAAATCTACGGTGAAATTGCCTATTTTAACCGATGCTGGCGGTTTTATTACATTAATGGCGATATTCTTTTTGAATTTGGTCTCTTTTAATTTGACTTCAACGAGGCCCATTGTAAGCCTGGTGCCGTATAAAGGGGCATTTATCTGCTGTAGCACGTACGGCAGGGCGCCTATATGATCTTCGTGGCCGTGCGTTATGATAATTCCTTTAATAAAATCCTTATTTTCCACCAGGTACGTAATATCCGGTATTACCATGTCGACACCAAGCATCTCTTCTTCAGGAAACATGAGACCGGCATCAATAACCAATATTTCTTTTTCGTACTGTATAACTGTCATATTTTTGCCTATTTCGCCTATTCCACCCAAAGGTATGATTAAAAGCTTCTGCTCATTTTTGGACAATAAAAAAGCACCTCCACCATTATTCCGAATTTTGTTCCGTAGTTATTATATTCCTTTTTCTAAATTGTGATCTTCTATATTCAATATCACCGCATCCGGTCCAATTTTTTTGATGGACTCCCACGACACTCTAATGTAACTTTTTTCTCCGAACGGAAAAACTCTGCCTCTTCCGCCCGGTATCAGCAAGTACTCAATTTTACCCGTAGTTTCATCGACAAGAAGGTCACAGTAGCCCAGAATGCCCATTTTTACGCCTTTGCTAAGATTAATGATCTCTTTGCCGCTCAATTCACCAAGTCTCATTTAAATACCTCCCCATAAATAATTTTATGGGAGGTATTTATGGAAAATACCTCTTATAAATTATATGCCCGTATGCCCGAAACCTCCGTTACCTCTTATAGTCTCCCCCAAAACATCAGTTTCTACCATCTCGGCTCTGAACACAGGTGCTATCACCAGCTGGGCTATTCTATCACCTCGCTTTATAGTAAAATTTTGGGTCCCGTGGTTAATCAAAACCACCTTTACTTCCCCTCGATAATCGGCATCTATGGTTCCCGGGCTGTTTAAAAGAGTTATTCCGTATCTGGCTGCAAGCCCGCTTCTCGGGCGAACCTGAGCCTCAAAGCCCGGAGGGATTTCCAGTTGGATGCCGGTAGGTATCACTTCGTATTTCCCCGGCTCTATAGTTAAATCATTTTGGATATTCGCGTATAAGTCCATCCCCGACGCCAGAGGTGTCATATATCTGGGCAAAGGCAGGTCTTCAGCGCCTTCAACTCGCTTTACTCTGACTTTTACACGCTCCAATGGTAATTCTCCTCTCGGTCTTAAGGGTCAGCTTCAGTCGGGTGAATTTTTATTAATTAAAAGTATACATGAATTAAACCGGGATTTCAACTTTTTCACTTTATTGATTATCTAAGAGTAGATCACTGACTGTTGTTATTTTATAGCCTTTCTGCTGTAGATCCTGTATAATGGTAGGCAATGCTTTTACCGTTTCTTCCGTTGGATGCATCAGCACTATTTTGCCGCCGCCGGCGTTTTGAATCACTTTGTTTACGATATATTTTACGCCCGGTTTTTTCCAGTCAATAGTGTCAATGCTCCACATTATCAATTTATAGTTCAGCGAATCCGTAGCCTTAACCGTTTGCTCCGAGAACTCCCCATATGGCGGTGCGAAAAGCTTGGTTTTTTCTCCTGTAACTTTTTCTATTGCCTCCTCGGCCTTCTTTATCTCATTTACATTTTCCTCAAAAGATAGCTTTGAGTGATGGGCGTGGCTGTAACCATGGTTTCCTATTTCATGCCCCTTGGAATGTATCAGTTTTAGAAGATCCGGATATTTCTCTGCCCATCGCCCTTCTATGAAAAAGGTAATCTTTATTCCATATTCTTCGAATATTTCCAGCATTTTAGGGATAAATTCGTTGCCCCAGGCTACGTTGCAGGTAAAAGCCATAACTTTTTTATTGGTTTCAGCTTGATAAATCGGCTTCCCGCTGAAAGTCGCCAAATTTTCATTTACAAACCCAGTCTTGATAAACATCCACGTAGTAATTAGTAAGAGTAAAACTGTAAATCTTATGAAGTTTTTAGGAACCTTATATACGTAAAATCCCACAGGTACCCCCCCATTTTCTTAAAATCGTTCAATAGAATCTTATTTATCTTATATCGATTTATGACATAAAAAAAACATAAACCGATAAGTCTCGGTTTATGCTTCTGCTTTGTTTTTATTTTTCGGGGAATGTTCTTGGAAAACATCTTTATGGGAG
The DNA window shown above is from Thermosediminibacter oceani DSM 16646 and carries:
- a CDS encoding helix-turn-helix domain-containing protein; the protein is MEPKDVNNLRELGEYLKRTRLSKNISLEQVQKDTKIRIKYLSAIEDGNFELIPGGEVYIKGFLKNYAEAVGLDSKAILERYKEIAAPPAIEDELQEQIIKEEIPQQHLDEEKKPEFIFSPLRKHYKFFLTAALILAISIVVVSAFIKTSTRVPIEPETPPPVNSNPAVETESEPVQAPPEENKENTSVIHLVEDDGRKIVYTVEADIINVKFEVERDRCWVSVKKDDAFEFEGTLGAGESKVWEAKDSITIRVGNPPVVRVNLNGKEVNLTAKNPTKVKDLVIMREQ
- a CDS encoding DNA translocase FtsK — translated: MKNPRKNVRSLHNDIRWEIYGILIICAGILGISSIYTDTVGTFGLLLKKNLRGMAGAGAPIIPSVVIVWGLYCILRKKSPDFTPRIYGLLMIMAITLVVLHISLHVQLLNLSILDRIRKSADMGEKGMGGGLLGELGTSILYGLFGPIGTYVVIGALLCIGIILATGVSISGIIKSLVEAKREKSAVKRPQIVNNAAAAVVEKANNKEDEKELDMEKTLILTAPDSSEADEKSKTAKTAETSDLTICADKQFNDSEYSLPPVSLLQKSSSKQGSFSEKELLNNAQILEKTLESFGIQARVVQVSCGPAITRFEVQPSPGVKVSRIVSLSDDIALSLAVPDVRIEAPIPGKAAIGIEVPNREISKVYFRDVIESPEFKNSASKLTIALGKDIAGKSIVADLADMPHLLIAGATGSGKSVCINTIITSILYKASPHEVKFMMIDPKVVELTTYNGIPHLLTPVLTDPKKAAAALNWMVSEMERRYQLFAQAGVREINRYNEISQENKLPKIVVIIDELADLMMVSPRDVEDSICRLAQMARAAGIHLVVATQRPSVDVITGLIKANIPSRISFAVSSQVDSRTILDMAGAEKLLGKGDMLFFPVGAAKPIRIQGAFLSEKEVEYVVEFIKKQMKPCYEKNLSDFKEPQSAKSDDNVDELFKEAVSVVIETGQASVSLLQRKLRIGYARAARLIDQMEEKGFIGGYEGTKPRQILITKEQFEKFFGES
- a CDS encoding YlzJ-like family protein; the protein is MILYTAIPLELVLEGMDRKYEFKEIEIDNVKLLVEPLDIDKGRIISVFSTDPLVYLNPKFYPGNIIKFFPR
- a CDS encoding ATP-dependent Clp protease proteolytic subunit, with product MSEQPIDKNVPVPPIGTLQQLGQLELPKPESNIHCITIVGQIEGHLILPPQNKTTKYEHIIPQLVAIEQNPKIEGLLVILNTIGGDVEAGLALAEIIASMTKPTVSLVLGGGHSIGVPIAVASDYSFIAETATMTIHPIRLTGLVIGVPQTFEYLDKMQDRVIKFVVEHSKIEEETLRRLMFNTGQLARDIGTVLVGADAVRYGLINEVGGLGAAVKKLEELISEKKKNAQ
- a CDS encoding M56 family metallopeptidase, with the protein product MIKPRIVLPDIKLSADELQCVFLHELTHWKHRDGWLKFLMFFINAIHWFNPLAYAARFDIDRFCELSCDESVVKSMSNRERRLYCELMLSVLWNVADQKAKLFSAFSGRRKQLERRVDMILKDEGPKSNKWVRMVAIAMTLAIVLLGAISVGAVETLALESKSSSESALPKPKEISNYQYQVNEYGETYGPAIYAEFLGEEPDLIAAIGIDGTFGYVRSSDLKTPDPRTPEEAVAQNKLGARLIPLYDKDGRTVIGQFKVGSGPVLEYKTDEKD
- a CDS encoding ribonuclease J; this translates as MSKNEQKLLIIPLGGIGEIGKNMTVIQYEKEILVIDAGLMFPEEEMLGVDMVIPDITYLVENKDFIKGIIITHGHEDHIGALPYVLQQINAPLYGTRLTMGLVEVKLKETKFKKNIAINVIKPPASVKIGNFTVDFFRVNHSIPDSVGVAIYTPVGTVCHTGDFKFDQTPVDGKIADLHKLAELGTKGVLALLSDSTNAERQGYTMSERVVGSTIEEIFGRAKGRIIVATFASNIHRIQQVIDAAFKFGRKVAVVGRSMVNVVNIALNLGYLSIPKDLLMELDDIQKLPNEKVVIITTGSQGEPMSALTRMAMCEHKKVEIIPGDTVLIAATPIPGNEKFVARTIDHLFKQGAEVIYEAISGVHVSGHASQEELKLMLNLVKPKYFIPVHGEYRHLIHHANLAKEVGIPEGNIFIPENGRIVELTKDSARLAGKVTAGKVMVDGLGVGDVGNIVLRDRKQLAQDGILIVVVTIDKETTEVVAGPDIISRGFVYVRESEVLMEQSREIVRQALRKCQEEEITEWSTIKSQVRDTLGKFLFEQTRRRPMILPIIMEV
- a CDS encoding YlmC/YmxH family sporulation protein, with product MRLGELSGKEIINLSKGVKMGILGYCDLLVDETTGKIEYLLIPGGRGRVFPFGEKSYIRVSWESIKKIGPDAVILNIEDHNLEKGI
- the dut gene encoding dUTP diphosphatase; protein product: MERVKVRVKRVEGAEDLPLPRYMTPLASGMDLYANIQNDLTIEPGKYEVIPTGIQLEIPPGFEAQVRPRSGLAARYGITLLNSPGTIDADYRGEVKVVLINHGTQNFTIKRGDRIAQLVIAPVFRAEMVETDVLGETIRGNGGFGHTGI
- a CDS encoding polysaccharide deacetylase family protein translates to MGFYVYKVPKNFIRFTVLLLLITTWMFIKTGFVNENLATFSGKPIYQAETNKKVMAFTCNVAWGNEFIPKMLEIFEEYGIKITFFIEGRWAEKYPDLLKLIHSKGHEIGNHGYSHAHHSKLSFEENVNEIKKAEEAIEKVTGEKTKLFAPPYGEFSEQTVKATDSLNYKLIMWSIDTIDWKKPGVKYIVNKVIQNAGGGKIVLMHPTEETVKALPTIIQDLQQKGYKITTVSDLLLDNQ